The following proteins come from a genomic window of Edaphobacter sp. 4G125:
- a CDS encoding CYCXC family (seleno)protein encodes MKRILGLFALGLITVAASAQWSNPAADIPAYNAKPPAKPLPPILSGTQLQGPYFTHPYQVTAYKMAAKIPAVLHQQPCYCHCDRALGHNSLHSCFEGTHGAVCLTCLKEGVYAYQQTKKGKTPAQIRAGIVRGDWDSVDLESASL; translated from the coding sequence ATGAAGCGGATTCTAGGACTTTTTGCGTTAGGTTTGATTACAGTTGCTGCCTCAGCCCAATGGAGTAATCCTGCGGCGGATATTCCTGCCTATAACGCGAAGCCTCCGGCCAAGCCGCTTCCTCCAATCCTAAGTGGTACCCAGTTGCAAGGGCCCTATTTCACGCATCCATATCAGGTTACTGCCTACAAGATGGCGGCGAAGATTCCTGCGGTGCTACATCAGCAACCCTGCTATTGCCATTGCGATCGCGCTCTCGGGCACAACAGCCTTCACAGCTGTTTTGAAGGTACCCACGGGGCTGTTTGCCTCACCTGTCTTAAAGAGGGCGTCTATGCTTACCAGCAGACGAAGAAAGGGAAAACCCCTGCACAGATTCGCGCTGGAATCGTGCGCGGAGACTGGGATTCTGTCGACCTGGAAAGTGCTTCGCTGTAG
- a CDS encoding glycoside hydrolase family 95 protein: MSNRPTRRRFIATSAAAATTLSHARTFALPWQDSAPSEGATPYKLFFDQPAASWPDSVPVGNGRLGACVFGQPSKERIQLNEESIWDGEMRDRNNPKAGETVQKIRELLFAGQVAEAEALVPDDYLSIPRRLPCYQTLGDLHLDFGPMENVSDYRLELNLDTAIATTTFTHSGVHYRREVFSSASDQVIVIRLTADQLGKISFTATLDRPAHFQTAALAQNRLKLFGTALPVNDNPGLPIKERQVGIQYYAELLAVSTDGATTTKNNALIVANATAVTLFLDCATSYRYPSGESMMHDAVVKNLLAAASRPYAELRVRHMVDHQKYFRRAAITIGLPQDPKAVIATDKRLAQVKAGEEDPGLLGIYFQYGRYLLISSSRPGTLAANLQGIWNESVDPPWGSKYTVNINIQMIYWLAERAGLSDLHAPLFDLIDRTRNPGYITAKKYYNAGGYVVHHNTDIWGDSSPVDALGGGVWPMGAAWLSLHLWDHFDYTGDVAFLRDRGYPRLRENALFLLDSMVTDPKTERMVTGPSCSPENKYKLPDGTAHNICMAPTMDIEIVRAVLTRLLQAASVLATSPNWEATTDADLHNRARLALIKLPPYKIGKAGQLQEWQEDYTENEPGHRHISHLFALFPDDQITPFRTPEMARAARVTLDRRLAANGGSTGWSRAWIVCCMARLEDGDAAYSNLLRLLADSTRGNLFDICGTKDDSPFQMDGNLGGPTGMVEILLQSHASGGSGEAAQMRGAESAANVIRLLPALPKAWPNGSFRGLRARGSLEVDMEWENGKATVATLRAHLDLTHHIIAPKGQRIASVSPTSTQPIPGAGPDELVLPVKAGEVFTVHFS; encoded by the coding sequence ATGTCGAATCGTCCAACGCGTCGTCGTTTTATCGCCACTTCTGCCGCTGCTGCCACGACGCTCTCCCATGCGAGGACCTTCGCTCTTCCGTGGCAGGACTCGGCTCCGTCCGAGGGCGCGACTCCATACAAGTTGTTTTTTGATCAGCCCGCAGCATCGTGGCCCGATTCCGTGCCCGTTGGAAATGGCCGGTTAGGAGCCTGTGTTTTTGGGCAGCCTAGTAAAGAACGTATCCAGCTGAATGAAGAATCCATCTGGGACGGCGAGATGCGTGACCGAAATAATCCTAAGGCAGGAGAGACGGTCCAGAAGATTCGAGAGTTATTGTTTGCGGGCCAAGTCGCAGAGGCCGAGGCCTTGGTTCCAGACGACTATCTTTCCATTCCACGCCGTCTCCCTTGCTATCAAACGCTTGGTGATCTTCATCTGGATTTCGGCCCTATGGAGAATGTCAGCGACTACCGGTTGGAACTGAATCTGGACACTGCAATTGCAACGACGACTTTCACGCACAGTGGGGTTCATTACCGGCGAGAGGTCTTCAGCTCTGCCTCCGATCAGGTCATCGTAATCCGGCTTACCGCCGATCAACTCGGCAAGATCAGCTTTACGGCTACATTGGATCGTCCGGCGCACTTTCAGACTGCCGCATTGGCTCAGAACCGCCTGAAACTCTTCGGCACAGCTCTTCCTGTTAATGACAACCCCGGCCTTCCTATCAAGGAACGACAGGTCGGTATCCAATACTACGCCGAACTGCTGGCTGTCTCGACTGATGGTGCTACTACCACAAAGAACAATGCTCTGATTGTGGCGAACGCGACGGCTGTTACGTTATTTCTGGACTGCGCAACGAGCTATCGCTATCCATCTGGTGAATCGATGATGCACGATGCAGTTGTCAAGAATCTTCTTGCAGCCGCATCGCGTCCATATGCCGAACTTCGCGTGCGTCACATGGTGGACCATCAGAAGTACTTCCGGCGAGCGGCAATTACCATCGGTCTGCCTCAGGACCCTAAGGCTGTAATCGCTACAGATAAACGTCTTGCCCAGGTGAAGGCTGGTGAAGAAGATCCCGGTCTATTGGGGATCTATTTTCAGTACGGACGTTATCTGCTGATCTCGAGCTCACGGCCGGGCACTCTTGCAGCAAATCTTCAAGGAATCTGGAATGAGTCAGTCGATCCACCCTGGGGCTCGAAGTATACCGTCAACATTAATATCCAGATGATCTACTGGCTTGCTGAGAGAGCAGGACTTTCGGACCTGCACGCTCCTCTCTTTGATCTGATTGATCGCACTCGCAACCCTGGATATATTACGGCAAAAAAGTATTACAACGCCGGAGGATACGTCGTTCATCACAACACCGATATCTGGGGAGACTCCAGCCCTGTGGATGCTCTTGGTGGTGGTGTATGGCCGATGGGAGCAGCCTGGTTGTCACTCCATCTGTGGGATCATTTTGATTACACAGGCGACGTAGCGTTTTTACGAGATCGGGGTTATCCGAGGCTCCGCGAAAATGCTCTCTTCCTGCTCGACTCGATGGTGACCGATCCGAAGACGGAACGGATGGTTACCGGCCCGTCGTGCTCTCCAGAGAACAAATACAAACTGCCGGATGGAACTGCGCATAACATCTGCATGGCACCGACGATGGATATCGAGATCGTCCGTGCCGTACTGACGCGCCTGCTCCAGGCCGCGTCGGTACTCGCTACTTCTCCGAACTGGGAAGCAACGACAGATGCAGATCTTCATAATCGTGCGCGTCTGGCACTGATTAAACTTCCACCTTATAAGATTGGCAAAGCCGGACAATTGCAGGAATGGCAAGAAGATTACACAGAGAATGAACCAGGACATCGGCATATCTCGCATCTTTTTGCACTCTTTCCTGATGACCAGATCACGCCGTTCCGTACACCCGAGATGGCGCGCGCAGCGCGAGTCACTCTCGACCGAAGACTGGCTGCCAATGGAGGCAGTACGGGTTGGTCGCGTGCCTGGATCGTCTGCTGCATGGCTCGCCTGGAAGATGGAGATGCAGCGTACTCGAACCTGCTACGGCTGCTTGCGGATTCGACGCGAGGAAACCTCTTCGACATCTGCGGGACGAAGGACGACTCTCCTTTCCAGATGGATGGCAATCTTGGTGGTCCTACGGGAATGGTCGAGATATTGCTGCAATCTCATGCCAGCGGTGGTAGCGGTGAGGCAGCCCAGATGCGAGGTGCTGAATCTGCTGCAAATGTCATCCGCCTCCTCCCGGCCCTTCCCAAGGCATGGCCAAACGGTTCATTCCGTGGTTTGCGTGCCCGCGGAAGCCTTGAAGTAGATATGGAATGGGAGAATGGTAAAGCCACAGTGGCAACTTTGCGGGCGCATCTCGATCTAACGCACCACATCATCGCACCGAAAGGCCAGCGGATCGCGTCCGTCTCCCCCACATCAACTCAGCCGATCCCTGGTGCAGGCCCGGACGAACTTGTACTGCCCGTTAAAGCCGGAGAGGTCTTTACTGTTCACTTCTCTTAG
- a CDS encoding VOC family protein, which produces MALTPFHIAFPVDDLEVARAFYGGLLGCPEGRSSEQWIDFNLFGHQIVAHLKLSKDSKQQHHNPVDGHDVPVPHFGVVLSMSDWQLLADRLRAASIQFVIEPYIRFKGEVGEQATMFFLDPAGNALEFKAFADPAQLFAK; this is translated from the coding sequence GTGGCTCTTACTCCCTTCCATATCGCATTTCCTGTTGATGATCTGGAGGTGGCCCGCGCGTTCTATGGAGGGCTTCTTGGCTGTCCGGAGGGACGCAGTTCTGAGCAATGGATTGACTTCAATCTATTCGGACACCAGATTGTTGCCCATCTGAAGCTGTCGAAAGATTCGAAGCAGCAGCATCACAATCCAGTCGATGGCCACGATGTTCCCGTTCCTCATTTTGGTGTCGTGCTCTCCATGTCAGACTGGCAGCTACTTGCCGATCGACTACGTGCAGCGAGTATCCAGTTCGTGATCGAGCCGTATATTCGATTTAAGGGTGAGGTGGGGGAGCAGGCGACCATGTTTTTTCTTGATCCTGCCGGTAACGCCCTTGAATTTAAAGCATTTGCCGACCCGGCCCAACTCTTTGCGAAATAA
- a CDS encoding nucleoside permease, producing the protein MKLQMRARLSVMMFLEYFIWGAWYVTMGTWLAGPLHFTGQQISVAYGTTAIGAIVAPFFVGIVADRFFDTQKLLGLLHLLGAALLFVASAQVSFSLFYGLLLIYCLCYMPTMALTNSLSFRQMRDPKEDFGSIRVLGSIGWIIAGLIIGNMRVEATATPMRIAALSSLLMGLYCFTLPKTPPLLGRGQKFTVSSIFPREAIDLVRERSMLVFVLASFGICIPLQFYYAFTNLYLNQIGVENAAGKMTGGQMSEMLCMLLIPWFFRRLGVKYMLISGMAAWVLRYIFFAYGNIGAGMWMLWAGILLHGICYDFFFVTGQIYVDNKANVGIRAAAQGMITFVTYGLGMFVGAWLSGAVVDHYHLAVPVGGATYEWRSIWLISGIISVLVLIGFSLAFSEKNNPQKLPEGNLESRLQSQ; encoded by the coding sequence ATGAAGCTGCAGATGCGGGCGCGACTGAGCGTCATGATGTTTCTGGAGTACTTTATCTGGGGAGCGTGGTATGTCACGATGGGAACCTGGCTCGCCGGGCCGCTCCACTTTACCGGTCAGCAGATCAGCGTGGCTTACGGAACTACAGCCATCGGCGCAATTGTGGCCCCGTTCTTCGTTGGTATCGTCGCCGATCGGTTCTTCGATACGCAGAAGCTACTTGGGTTGCTACATCTGCTCGGTGCAGCACTTCTCTTCGTGGCCTCCGCACAGGTGTCGTTCAGCCTCTTCTACGGACTTCTGCTTATCTACTGTCTCTGCTATATGCCGACGATGGCGCTGACCAACTCACTCTCGTTCCGGCAGATGCGCGATCCGAAGGAGGACTTCGGCTCAATCCGTGTTCTCGGATCTATTGGGTGGATTATCGCTGGCCTGATCATTGGCAATATGCGTGTTGAGGCCACAGCGACACCGATGCGAATCGCTGCGCTCTCCTCACTCTTGATGGGACTGTATTGCTTCACGTTGCCCAAAACGCCTCCGTTGCTCGGTCGTGGGCAGAAATTCACCGTTAGCAGCATCTTCCCCCGTGAAGCAATTGACCTCGTGCGCGAGCGTTCGATGCTGGTCTTTGTGTTGGCCTCGTTCGGTATCTGCATTCCGCTACAGTTCTACTACGCCTTCACCAACCTTTATCTCAACCAGATCGGCGTTGAGAACGCTGCCGGCAAGATGACCGGCGGTCAGATGTCCGAGATGCTCTGCATGCTGCTCATTCCGTGGTTCTTCCGACGGTTGGGCGTCAAGTACATGCTGATCTCCGGTATGGCCGCGTGGGTGCTGCGCTATATCTTCTTCGCCTATGGCAATATAGGCGCAGGGATGTGGATGCTATGGGCAGGCATCCTTCTGCACGGCATCTGCTACGACTTCTTCTTCGTTACGGGACAGATCTATGTCGACAACAAAGCAAACGTAGGAATACGCGCCGCTGCGCAGGGCATGATCACCTTCGTCACCTACGGCCTGGGGATGTTCGTGGGTGCCTGGCTCTCCGGAGCAGTGGTTGATCACTATCATCTGGCTGTTCCGGTCGGCGGAGCCACCTACGAGTGGCGATCGATCTGGCTTATCTCCGGTATCATCTCTGTGCTTGTACTGATTGGTTTTTCCCTTGCTTTCTCCGAGAAAAATAACCCACAGAAATTGCCGGAAGGTAATTTGGAGAGCAGACTTCAATCTCAGTAG
- a CDS encoding sugar phosphate isomerase/epimerase family protein — MATVEPMEIGLVVWAEKTAEETLKYVSQFGLRAIQLGIPPSVDCIAAVQEWKAALSNSPFILTSAVCCYTGEDYSSYQQVHESVGFTNAKYRSERIARTIEIANFAHEFGITAVSCHIGFIPDDSADPLYKELIDVAQTLCDAMAKNRQNFVLETGHESAAVLLKFFADVDRKNLKINFDPANMILYGSGDPVEALREVQQHVISVHCKDGRSPIPGTGKLGNECRLGDGEVNFPDFIRQLRKMNYVGPLTIEREEPNLDQRTADIHTAIERLQEWKAQTL; from the coding sequence ATGGCAACAGTAGAACCGATGGAGATTGGCCTTGTAGTTTGGGCCGAGAAGACAGCAGAAGAGACCCTGAAATATGTCTCGCAGTTTGGCTTGCGTGCAATTCAGCTTGGGATTCCACCTTCCGTTGACTGTATTGCGGCAGTGCAAGAGTGGAAGGCGGCGCTCTCCAATTCGCCGTTCATCCTAACCAGCGCCGTGTGTTGTTATACCGGCGAAGATTATTCCAGCTATCAACAGGTCCATGAGTCGGTCGGATTTACGAATGCAAAGTATCGTTCGGAACGCATCGCGCGGACGATCGAGATCGCCAACTTCGCTCATGAATTTGGGATCACCGCAGTCTCCTGTCATATTGGATTTATCCCGGACGATTCAGCAGACCCTCTCTATAAGGAACTGATCGATGTCGCGCAAACCTTGTGCGATGCAATGGCAAAAAACCGCCAGAACTTCGTTCTCGAAACCGGGCATGAGTCTGCGGCCGTATTGTTGAAGTTCTTTGCGGATGTCGATCGTAAAAACCTGAAGATCAACTTCGATCCTGCCAATATGATCCTTTATGGATCTGGCGATCCGGTCGAGGCGCTTCGAGAGGTGCAGCAGCATGTAATTTCCGTGCACTGCAAGGATGGCCGGTCACCTATACCAGGAACCGGAAAATTAGGAAATGAGTGCAGGTTAGGCGATGGAGAGGTCAATTTCCCAGACTTTATTCGCCAGCTCAGAAAGATGAACTACGTTGGCCCCTTGACGATCGAAAGGGAAGAACCCAACCTTGATCAAAGGACTGCCGATATCCATACTGCGATTGAACGGTTGCAGGAATGGAAAGCCCAGACTTTATAG
- a CDS encoding Gfo/Idh/MocA family protein codes for MKFALLGYGFMGGAHLAALQRIPGVEVKSVSTRTRPSADAPARGNMDLASGPLPETVVWNPDWRAVIADPEIDAVDICLPTDMHREVVLAAFAAGKHVLCEKPLARNVSECDELIAAAEKSGRIFMIGQVLRFMYPYRYAAQFINEIGRDKVTHCVLRRSTGYPQWGGWLTQEERSGGAILDLLSHDLDQALSLFGQPKSVSAASIGPVDTMRAVLQYSSGPDVIVEGGWLDPEVAFSAGFEIEAGDARLVHQDNLLIRSLRGVETSVEIPVHDPYFDEIAYFVDCCRNRTPPALCLPSESAQAVKLSLLLKTSREADGQELEWQQ; via the coding sequence ATGAAGTTTGCACTGCTTGGTTATGGGTTTATGGGAGGCGCACATCTAGCGGCGCTTCAGCGCATCCCCGGAGTCGAAGTAAAGTCAGTCTCTACGCGCACACGTCCTTCTGCAGACGCCCCTGCGCGCGGCAATATGGACCTGGCAAGCGGCCCGTTGCCGGAAACTGTGGTCTGGAATCCCGATTGGCGTGCAGTCATTGCAGATCCGGAGATTGATGCTGTCGATATTTGCCTGCCTACGGACATGCATCGCGAGGTTGTTTTGGCCGCATTCGCGGCAGGGAAGCATGTGCTGTGTGAGAAGCCGTTGGCGCGAAATGTTTCTGAGTGTGATGAATTGATAGCTGCAGCAGAAAAAAGCGGGCGCATTTTTATGATTGGACAGGTGCTTCGCTTCATGTATCCGTATCGCTATGCGGCGCAATTCATCAACGAGATTGGTCGAGATAAGGTGACGCATTGCGTGCTTCGTCGGAGTACAGGCTATCCGCAGTGGGGAGGATGGCTCACACAAGAGGAGCGAAGCGGAGGCGCCATTCTCGACCTGTTGAGTCATGACCTCGACCAAGCCCTTAGCCTCTTTGGTCAGCCAAAGTCGGTAAGTGCTGCCAGCATAGGTCCCGTGGATACGATGCGGGCTGTTCTTCAGTATTCGTCGGGACCGGACGTAATTGTTGAAGGGGGATGGCTTGATCCAGAGGTTGCTTTCTCAGCTGGCTTTGAGATCGAGGCCGGTGATGCGCGATTGGTTCATCAAGACAATCTGCTAATCCGAAGCCTTCGTGGAGTAGAGACTTCTGTCGAGATTCCCGTGCACGATCCCTACTTCGATGAGATTGCTTATTTTGTAGACTGCTGTCGGAATCGCACTCCGCCGGCATTATGCCTGCCGTCCGAATCTGCGCAGGCTGTTAAACTTTCACTTCTATTAAAAACTTCGCGCGAAGCCGATGGACAGGAGCTTGAATGGCAACAGTAG
- a CDS encoding TonB-dependent receptor: MKCVALKKQMLTECDQRETMNRTGRVGKICRNTLFLSLLVWMLAFTGAAFAQNTTADVVGTVTDSSGAMVSGATVELTNVNTQEKRVVTSGGGGEFTFTLLKPSRYSLTVTASGFKVFKISSFALAAGDRAREDARLEIGGVGETIEVDAAPPALHTDSAALITTVTEKATQELPLNGRNFINLVQVTPGATEGLNNGLASGNRPDDRRQTSSVSVNGQADMMNNQTIDGIDNNERVIGSIGVRPSVDAIQEVSVQTNVFTAEVGRSAGAIINVITKSGTNQFHGSAYEFFRNDVLNANPYKFGANIPKPKYRQNQFGGSLGGPIVKEKTFFFADYEGLNIVRNLNPTTTTVPTLFQRNNPGNFTDSCSTVNGVTTCTQTNPTVTNIDKIGLQYFNLFPLPTNNAVTSGNYVGTSRNSQFNKTADGRVDHRFSNGDMAYLRYTYNAVDSTIGSLFPSVNSAAGAILPGGNLGSYPGPAITRAHQAQLNYIHSFTPNLLIELKAGYTLLNNGQYPLNFGKAINTAMGQPNINVDSRTAELSAVSISQGTGANLGNRPPIIYHENTFQYEGAVNYIRGKQSVKIGAGVIRRQDRVTQTDTANGNWSFQDFSTLLAGDYVSGGRNWILYAPNNRTWEPHVFFQDDVHISSKLTLNIGARYDFFTPYTETKNILSNFDTDLARIVIAGQNGIDGHGNIRTDYSNFAPRFGFAYTPIDKTVIRGGFGLTYAPENTTSGSALVNQPFTATWGPYNPTQAAQFAQSNLGYSPAAAAQFKKFAGGLPTPLPNSATNPSGTITAALDPHFKSTYIEQFNLTLEREFGGFVGSLSYVGELGRRNAFYISDYNTLAPESFVYANPNDTTSNTPALSSAIDPKYGVPYSVSYNYYRRFAGSVPNVTSIPYYTSRGSSSYHAMQAVLKRRFSKGLDLQLGYTWARLLDNSESISNNGGNGFGSYPEQIPIIEYGNGNQDIRHRVTGTFNYALPFGESKHGFTGVLARGWQANGLIVWNTGMPFSVVNNINRSGTRPNSGSDRPNMIGNGRVSHPSVSQWFDVNDFVFQKVGTVGTQRRNQLFGPGLQRVDLSLFKNFDITERVKLEFRTEAFNVLNTTQFFNPNATLQINPCTAAAPCTGKYPVAGFQPPSTFGAITSTANAYNPRLIQFAARVKF; the protein is encoded by the coding sequence ATGAAGTGCGTGGCGCTTAAGAAGCAGATGCTGACCGAATGTGATCAGCGCGAGACGATGAATAGAACCGGCAGAGTAGGGAAAATCTGTCGAAATACCTTGTTCCTATCGCTATTGGTATGGATGCTTGCTTTTACCGGAGCGGCATTTGCACAAAACACGACCGCAGATGTTGTAGGTACGGTGACTGATAGTTCAGGCGCCATGGTCTCGGGAGCTACCGTGGAGCTCACCAATGTCAACACACAGGAAAAGCGCGTCGTCACTTCGGGCGGGGGAGGAGAGTTTACCTTTACCCTTCTCAAGCCGAGCCGGTACTCACTTACTGTCACGGCCTCAGGATTTAAAGTATTCAAGATTAGTTCGTTCGCGCTTGCTGCCGGCGACCGGGCCCGCGAAGATGCTCGTCTAGAGATTGGTGGGGTCGGAGAAACGATCGAAGTGGATGCGGCACCTCCAGCACTCCATACAGACTCGGCAGCGCTGATCACGACCGTGACCGAAAAGGCAACGCAGGAACTTCCTCTGAATGGCCGTAATTTTATCAATCTGGTTCAGGTAACTCCCGGTGCAACCGAGGGATTAAACAACGGCTTGGCCAGTGGTAATCGACCTGACGATCGACGTCAGACTTCATCAGTTTCGGTCAACGGACAGGCCGACATGATGAACAATCAGACGATCGATGGTATCGATAACAATGAGCGCGTCATCGGCTCCATTGGTGTTCGCCCCTCAGTGGATGCTATCCAGGAAGTCAGCGTGCAGACCAACGTCTTTACTGCCGAGGTCGGCCGCTCTGCTGGAGCGATCATCAATGTCATCACCAAGTCCGGCACGAATCAATTTCATGGGTCGGCCTATGAATTTTTCCGTAATGATGTGTTGAATGCCAATCCTTACAAATTTGGGGCCAACATCCCTAAGCCGAAGTATCGCCAGAATCAGTTCGGCGGAAGTCTAGGTGGACCGATTGTGAAGGAGAAGACGTTTTTCTTTGCCGATTATGAAGGGTTGAACATTGTTCGCAATCTGAACCCGACGACAACGACTGTGCCAACTCTGTTTCAGCGCAATAATCCAGGTAACTTCACGGATAGTTGTTCGACTGTTAATGGTGTGACGACCTGTACGCAAACCAATCCCACCGTTACAAATATTGACAAGATAGGCCTGCAATACTTCAATCTGTTCCCTCTGCCGACAAACAATGCTGTAACCTCCGGCAATTATGTGGGAACTTCTAGGAACTCCCAGTTCAATAAGACTGCAGATGGCCGTGTCGATCATCGGTTCAGCAATGGTGATATGGCTTATCTTCGTTATACCTATAACGCTGTAGATAGCACTATCGGTAGCCTTTTCCCATCCGTAAACTCTGCAGCTGGAGCAATTTTGCCGGGCGGCAATTTGGGGAGCTATCCAGGGCCGGCAATAACTCGGGCGCATCAGGCGCAATTGAACTATATTCACAGTTTTACGCCTAACCTTCTAATTGAACTTAAAGCGGGTTATACGCTGCTGAATAATGGGCAGTATCCCCTGAATTTCGGAAAAGCAATTAACACTGCTATGGGGCAGCCCAATATCAACGTTGACTCTCGTACGGCAGAGTTATCTGCGGTTTCGATCAGTCAGGGAACAGGTGCCAATCTTGGTAACCGTCCTCCAATCATTTATCACGAGAACACCTTCCAGTATGAAGGGGCTGTGAACTACATCCGTGGCAAGCAGTCCGTCAAGATCGGAGCAGGTGTCATTCGTCGCCAAGATCGTGTCACCCAGACCGATACTGCGAATGGCAACTGGAGCTTTCAGGATTTCTCTACGCTTCTGGCGGGAGACTATGTATCAGGCGGGCGCAACTGGATTCTATATGCGCCAAACAATCGTACTTGGGAGCCGCACGTCTTCTTTCAGGACGATGTGCACATCAGTTCCAAGCTGACGCTTAATATAGGTGCTCGCTATGATTTCTTCACCCCGTATACCGAAACCAAAAATATTCTGTCGAACTTTGATACCGATCTCGCACGTATTGTGATCGCAGGTCAAAATGGAATCGATGGTCACGGAAATATCCGTACGGATTACAGTAACTTCGCTCCTAGATTTGGTTTCGCCTACACTCCGATTGATAAGACCGTTATCCGTGGTGGTTTTGGCTTGACCTACGCTCCCGAGAATACGACTTCGGGTTCAGCTCTGGTGAACCAGCCTTTTACAGCGACTTGGGGGCCTTACAATCCGACACAGGCTGCTCAGTTTGCGCAAAGCAATCTAGGGTACAGTCCAGCTGCTGCAGCTCAATTCAAGAAATTCGCTGGTGGACTTCCAACACCCTTACCGAATAGTGCTACAAATCCCAGTGGCACTATTACTGCAGCTTTGGATCCACATTTCAAATCGACCTATATTGAGCAGTTCAATCTAACCTTGGAGCGCGAATTTGGGGGATTCGTAGGCAGTCTTTCCTATGTTGGAGAACTTGGCCGGCGCAATGCGTTCTATATCTCTGACTACAACACGCTGGCTCCGGAATCGTTCGTGTATGCGAATCCGAACGACACCACCAGCAATACGCCTGCGCTGAGTTCGGCTATCGATCCTAAGTATGGTGTTCCGTACTCAGTCTCGTACAACTATTATCGGCGCTTTGCTGGCTCGGTGCCGAACGTTACATCGATCCCATACTACACAAGCAGAGGAAGCAGCAGTTACCATGCGATGCAAGCTGTATTGAAACGTCGCTTCAGCAAGGGGCTGGACCTGCAGCTTGGTTACACGTGGGCACGTCTGTTAGATAATTCTGAATCGATTAGTAACAACGGCGGCAATGGCTTCGGCTCTTATCCTGAACAGATTCCAATCATTGAATATGGAAACGGCAATCAGGATATACGTCACCGTGTTACGGGAACCTTCAACTACGCACTTCCATTTGGGGAGAGCAAGCATGGATTCACTGGCGTTTTGGCAAGGGGATGGCAGGCCAATGGGCTGATTGTTTGGAATACAGGTATGCCATTTTCGGTTGTCAATAATATCAACCGAAGCGGTACCCGCCCAAACTCGGGCAGTGATCGTCCGAATATGATTGGCAACGGTAGGGTGTCTCATCCGAGTGTCAGTCAATGGTTTGATGTGAATGACTTTGTCTTCCAAAAAGTTGGTACCGTAGGAACACAGCGACGCAACCAACTCTTTGGGCCCGGCTTACAACGGGTCGATCTTTCATTGTTCAAAAATTTTGACATCACTGAAAGGGTAAAGCTTGAGTTTCGTACAGAGGCATTCAATGTGTTGAATACGACACAATTCTTCAATCCGAACGCAACGCTGCAAATTAACCCCTGTACGGCTGCCGCTCCCTGTACAGGTAAATATCCAGTTGCAGGATTTCAACCTCCCTCCACCTTCGGCGCTATTACATCAACGGCCAATGCCTATAACCCGCGTCTGATCCAGTTCGCGGCACGTGTGAAGTTCTAG